The genomic stretch GGCGCTTGGCCCCAACGGCAAGCTGCTCAACTTCTTCGGCCAGGCGGGCGAGCCCAAGGCGCAGGCCGATCTGCGCACCTTCAAGAGCGATCTGGTCATGGCGCAGCCCTTCGCCCTCATCAGCAGCGAGCAGATGTGCCTGGCATGGGACGCCTTGCAGGTCTGCGGCCGCCAGCGCACCCCGCTGCCCGTGGAGTTCCAAAACGTGCTGGCGGAAGCGGCCGTTGGGCTGGGCGTCTCGCCGGAACTGTTCGCCATCGAGCGGGGTATGTTCGACATCGAAGGGGTCAACAACCTGGAGCGCTGCGCGGATGCTGTCGCAGAAGGCAAGTTCGAGGCGTGCGAACCGTCCATCCTGGTGGCGCCGATCAACAGGGACGGCCTGGATGCGAAGCCGCCGCCTGAATATGACCCGCTGAAGAGCGGCAAGGCGCCACTGGCGGCCCCGGCCCGTGCGCCGCTGACAGAAATCGCCCAGGCCGGCCTGATCGGCGTCGCCGTGGTCTTCAGCGAAACGATCGAAGAGGTCTACCGGGATGCGGAACTGACGAAACCCGCGCCGTCGCTGCCCGCCGACGCCTACCTGATGTATGACATCCTGTTCGCCAGCGATCCGCAGGTCGGAACCAACGACGGCCAGCCGATCACGCTGTCGCGCGTCGAGCTGCGCCTCTCGCCCGCGGTCAAATACTACCTGCCTGACGTGCGCAATGTGCCCTTGCTGGGTGCGCCGGTCAACAGTGATCCGCCGGCCGACCAGGAATCCGAAGTTGCGGCTGTCAATTTGCTTGTGAGGGTCTTTGGACGACAAATCTGCCTTTTCAGAGCGCGCGAATGCCCCCGCCTTAGAAACAACTGAGCACGCCGCGTTCATCGAACGGGTCGCGCGCTATGTGAGCGAAGGGCGCTGCGTGCTGTTCGTCGGCCCGGACAGCGGCGAATCGGACAGCCGTTTCCAGGGCCTGCCCACCAGCGGTCAGTTGGCGGATGAAATGGCGACGGCCGTGGCCTACCGCGGCCGTTACGTCTCATTTCCGCAGATGGCGCAGGTCTTCGAAGAGCGCCGCGGACGCCAGGCGTTGATCCAATTCCTGCGCGCGCGCATCCACGCGCCGGCGCTGCGCCCGCTGCCGCTGCATCGTGACATCGCCCGGCTGCCCTTTCGGGTCATCATCAGCGGCGGCTGGGATTCCCTGCTGGCAGAGGCGCTGCGTGAGCAGCGCGTGCCTTTCGACCTGCTGCGCCCCACCTGGCAGGCCGCTGTGGATGAAACCCGCGTCCTGCTCTACCAGCCCCACGGCAACCTGACCACGTTCGACGACCCCGGCGACCTGGTCATCACCCAAACCGATCAGGCCGAGGTCCTCAGCCGGCCCAAGTTCCAGGGCCTGCTCGACCGCCTCAAAGTGGCCCTGCGTGAACGCCCCCTGCTCCTGATCGGCTACGCGCCGGCGCCTGGCGACCTCTTCGTGCGCCTGTACGAGGCCATTCGCCTCTCACAACGGGAATTCACCCCGCCCGCCTTCGCCGTGCAGTCGCTGGGCCGTGAGGATGACATCGCCGCGTTCGAGACCAACGGCATCGCGGTCATCACCCAGGAGCCGGGCGCGTTCCTGCGCGAGCTGGCAGAGGCTGTGGCTGCCCTGCGCGGCCAGCCATTTGACCTGGTTGAACCGGCGCAGATGTCTGATGCACCGCGCCTGACCGTGGATGAGCTGACACGGCAGGGTGCGGCGCTTGATAACATCATGAACCAGATCGGCATCGCCACGTTGGTTGACCAGACCGATGTGCCATTGCTTAGCGAAGAGCAGTTGCGTGACATCCAGGCCATGCGCGCAGCTTATGAGCGCCTGGCGCGCGCCTTCGATCCGGCGCAATCCTCGGCCGCGACCTGGCTGCGCAGCGGCAACCTGGAGTACGCCCGGCAGAACTACAAGCGCGCGGCCGCCTATTACCAACAGGCGCTGGCCGCCGCGCCTGATTTGGCCGAAGCACATCACAATTTGCATTATGTCTACCTGGCGCTCGGCGACTTACCGGCCAGCCTGGAGGCTTACCAACGTGCGGTGACACTGCAGCCGAACCTCGCCATCTTACCGCCGCGCTACCGCATCGAGGCCATCCAGGGCATCGGCGGCGTCGGCGTGGTTTACAAAGCCTGGGACACGGAGCAACAGCAGCCGGTCGCGGTCAAGGTTTTACAGCGGTCGCAGGCGCAGACCGAGCGGCTGCTGGCCGGTTTTCGGCGTGAGGCCAACACCCTGCGTACACTCGATCACCCCGGCATCGTCAAGCTGCTCGATTTCGGTGAGTACCGGGGCAACTACTACATCGTCATGCCCTTTCTGGCCGGAGAAACGCTCAAGGAGGCGCTGCGCAACGCCAAATCTGACAATCAACCAGTGTCGCTTGACCGCGCCTACCGGCTCATCGGCCAGGTATGCGCCGCGCTGACCTACACCCATGCACGCGGCATCGTCCATCGGGACCTCAAGCCCTCCAACATCTTCCTGGCGGACGATCAGGTCAAGCTGATTGATTTTGGCCTGGCCCGCTCCCTGGCGCCCGGTCAGCAGTCCACCACCAACCTGGTCAGCGGCACGGTGGACTACATGGCACCGG from Candidatus Amarolinea dominans encodes the following:
- a CDS encoding protein kinase, whose product is MDDKSAFSERANAPALETTEHAAFIERVARYVSEGRCVLFVGPDSGESDSRFQGLPTSGQLADEMATAVAYRGRYVSFPQMAQVFEERRGRQALIQFLRARIHAPALRPLPLHRDIARLPFRVIISGGWDSLLAEALREQRVPFDLLRPTWQAAVDETRVLLYQPHGNLTTFDDPGDLVITQTDQAEVLSRPKFQGLLDRLKVALRERPLLLIGYAPAPGDLFVRLYEAIRLSQREFTPPAFAVQSLGREDDIAAFETNGIAVITQEPGAFLRELAEAVAALRGQPFDLVEPAQMSDAPRLTVDELTRQGAALDNIMNQIGIATLVDQTDVPLLSEEQLRDIQAMRAAYERLARAFDPAQSSAATWLRSGNLEYARQNYKRAAAYYQQALAAAPDLAEAHHNLHYVYLALGDLPASLEAYQRAVTLQPNLAILPPRYRIEAIQGIGGVGVVYKAWDTEQQQPVAVKVLQRSQAQTERLLAGFRREANTLRTLDHPGIVKLLDFGEYRGNYYIVMPFLAGETLKEALRNAKSDNQPVSLDRAYRLIGQVCAALTYTHARGIVHRDLKPSNIFLADDQVKLIDFGLARSLAPGQQSTTNLVSGTVDYMAPEQVEGRLPDVRSDVYAAATVLYEMLTLRNPSQGAFVPASELHPGLDDAFDLVIEKARQPQPEARYPTMADFHSELAQVMLTQAASSNAPLALRAVSRIARGARLATERGWWAILLAAAVLGFGLPLLNVAPSISSQTRYAAVMLIIGLAGATLTDWFATAVARRQRSALIVAYGRAIGAAFGLLNAIFWLKSFRPEDIPNLGVVEAVDFALILIFCFASSMVTLLLLHLLMFAGGLLAQRLGRRFSDGFFVTALLLFLGFIALTAVVEPGWLGGQLGAQAP